Proteins encoded by one window of Sphaerodactylus townsendi isolate TG3544 linkage group LG02, MPM_Stown_v2.3, whole genome shotgun sequence:
- the TMEM258 gene encoding transmembrane protein 258, with the protein MELETMSRYTSPVNPAVFPHLTVVLLAIGMFFTAWFFVYEVTSTKYTRDIYKELLISLVASLFMGFGVLFLLLWVGIYV; encoded by the exons ATG GAGCTGGAAACGATGAGCAGATACACCAGCCCGGTGAACCCGGCCGTGTTCCCCCACCTCACCGTGGTGCTGCTGGCTATCGGCATGTTCTTCACCGCCTGGTTCTTCGT CTATGAAGTGACCTCCACCAAGTACACTCGAGACATCTACAAGGAACTGCTCATTTCTCTGGTGGCTTCTCTGTTCATGGGTTTTGGTGTACTCTTCCTACTACTGTGGGTTGGTATATATGTGTGA
- the FEN1 gene encoding flap endonuclease 1: MGIHGLAKLIGDVAPGAIRENDIKSYFGRKVAIDASMSIYQFLIAVRQGADMLQNEEGETTSHLMGMFYRTIRMVENGIKPVYVFDGKPPQLKSGELAKRTERRAEAEKQLEEAKEAGEDENVEKFSKRLVKVTKQHNDECKKLLMLMGIPYVEAPGEAEASCAALVKANKVYAAATEDMDCLTFGSPVLMRHLTASEAKKLPIQEFHLNRILQEMGLTQQEFVDLCILLGCDYCESIRGIGPKRAVELIKQHKSIEKIVQQIDTKKYSLPENWLHREAQQLFLEPEVVDPEAVELKWSEPDEEGLVHFLCGEKQFNEERIRNGVKRLCKSRQGSTQGRLDDFFKITGSITSAKRKEPEPKGSTKKKAKGSGAAAKFKRGK; encoded by the coding sequence ATGGGAATCCACGGTTTAGCCAAGCTGATTGGAGATGTGGCTCCTGGCGCCATTCGAGAAAATGACATCAAGAGTTACTTTGGCCGAAAAGTGGCTATTGATGCTTCTATGAGTATCTACCAGTTCCTGATTGCCGTGCGTCAGGGAGCTGACATGCTGCAGAATGAGGAAGGTGAGACCACTAGCCACCTAATGGGCATGTTCTACCGTACCATCCGCATGGTGGAAAATGGCATCAAGCCTGTGTATGTTTTTGATGGCAAACCTCCACAGCTGAAATCAGGTGAACTGGCCAAGCGCACGGAGCGCCGAGCTGAGGCAGAGAAACagttggaagaggccaaagaGGCAGGCGAAGATGAAAATGTGGAAAAGTTTAGCAAGCGGCTAGTTAAGGTGACTAAGCAACATAATGACGAGTGCAAGAAGCTGCTGATGCTGATGGGCATCCCGTATGTGGAGGCACCTGGTGAGGCTGAAGCTAGCTGTGCTGCTTTGGTAAAAGCTAATAAAGTCTATGCTGCTGCTACTGAGGATATGGACTGCTTGACCTTTGGTAGCCCTGTACTGATGAGACATCTTACTGCTAGTGAGGCAAAGAAACTTCCCATTCAGGAATTCCACTTGAACCGTATCCTTCAAGAGATGGGCCTGACTCAGCAGGAGTTTGTTGACCTCTGCATATTGCTAGGTTGTGACTACTGTGAAAGTATCCGCGGCATTGGGCCCAAGCGTGCCGTGGAGCTTATCAAACAGCACAAGAGCATAGAAAAAATAGTGCAGCAAATAGATACCAAGAAGTACTCCCTACCAGAGAACTGGCTTCACAGGGAGGCCCAACAGCTCTTCTTGGAGCCTGAAGTTGTAGACCCAGAAGCTGTGGAACTGAAGTGGAGTGAGCCCGACGAGGAGGGGCTTGTCCactttttgtgtggagaaaaacAATTCAATGAAGAAAGGATCCGTAATGGGGTCAAGAGACTGTGCAAGAGCCGCCAGGGTAGCACTCAGGGGAGACTGGATGACTTCTTTAAGATTACTGGCTCGATAACTTCAGCTAAGCGCAAAGAGCCAGAGCCCAAGGGATCCACCAAGAAAAAAGCAAAGGGCAGTGGTGCAGCAGCAAAGTTCAAAAGAGGAAAATAA